The following proteins are encoded in a genomic region of Ailuropoda melanoleuca isolate Jingjing chromosome 10, ASM200744v2, whole genome shotgun sequence:
- the CCN2 gene encoding CCN family member 2, giving the protein APSGVRPLTAPSSPQPAAGQECGGPCQCAAEPARSCPAGVSLVLDGCGCCRVCAKQLGELCTERDSCDPHKGLFCDFGSPANRKIGVCTAKDGAPCVFGGTVYRSGESFQSSCKYQCTCLDGAVGCVPLCSMDVRLPSPDCPFPRRVKLPGKCCEEWVCDEPKDHTTVVGPALAAYRLEDTFGPDPTMIRANCLVQTTEWSACSKTCGMGISTRVTNDNAFCRLEKQSRLCMVRPCEADLEENIKKGKKCIRTPKISKPVKFELSGCTSVKTYRAKFCGVCTDGRCCTPHRTTTLPVEFKCPDGEVMKKSMMFIKTCACHYNCPGDNDIFESLYYRKMYGDMA; this is encoded by the exons GCGCCGAGTGGCGTGCGCCCGCTGaccgccccctcctccccgcaGCCCGCCGCCGGCCAGGAGTGCGGTGGCCCGTGCCAGTGTGCGGCCGAGCCGGCGCGCAGCTGCCCGGCCGGCGTCAGCCTCGTGCTGGACGGCTGCGGCTGCTGCCGCGTGTGTGCCAAGCAACTGGGCGAGCTGTGCACCGAGCGCGACTCCTGCGACCCGCACAAGGGCCTCTTCTGCGACTTCGGCTCTCCGGCCAACCGCAAGATCGGCGTGTGCACCG CTAAAGATGGTGCCCCCTGCGTCTTTGGAGGAACGGTGTACCGGAGCGGAGAGTCCTTCCAGAGCAGCTGCAAGTACCAGTGCACTTGCCTGGACGGGGCGGTGGGCTGCGTGCCCCTGTGCAGCATGGACGTCCGCCTGCCCAGCCCTGACTGCCCTTTCCCGCGGAGGGTCAAGCTCCCCGGGAAATGCTGCGAGGAGTGGGTGTGCGACGAGCCCAAGGACCACACCACCGTGGTTGGCCCAGCCCTTGCCG CTTACCGACTGGAAGACACGTTTGGCCCAGACCCAACTATGATCCGGGCCAACTGCCTGGTCCAGACCACAGAGTGGAGTGCCTGTTCCAAGACGTGTGGGATGGGCATCTCCACCCGGGTTACCAATGACAACGCCTTCTGCAGGCTGGAGAAGCAGAGCCGCCTCTGCATGGTCAGGCCTTGCGAAGCTGACCTGGAAGAGAACATAAAG AAGGGCAAAAAGTGCATCCGTACCCCCAAAATCTCCAAGCCTGTCAAGTTTGAGCTTTCTGGCTGTACCAGCGTGAAGACATACCGGGCTAAGTTCTGTGGCGTGTGCACCGATGGCCGGTGCTGCACCCCCCACAGAACCACCACTCTTCCTGTGGAGTTCAAGTGCCCCGACGGGGAAGTCATGAAGAAGAGTATGATGTTCATCAAGACCTGTGCCTGCCATTACAACTGTCCCGGAGACAATGACATCTTTGAGTCCCTGTACTACAGGAAGATGTATGGAGACATGGCATAA